A genomic window from Candidatus Obscuribacterales bacterium includes:
- a CDS encoding MATE family efflux transporter has protein sequence MESPSHRFYQPFLRLAILNIVSNLMVPLASLMDVAFLGHLNDIRHLAGVAIASVLFNVLYWSFGFLRMGTTGLTAQAVGRGNQDEIAGVGVRNGCLAIAIAVGLLVLQVPLRQLGFAILSAPPEVKDAGFAYYNAMIWGAPANLLGFVLLGWFLGQGQGKRVLLLSLVANGSNVILNYWLIVQLGWESAGAGWATMLSQVAMASLGLLLAWGDLRRVPIQRLTQQLLDWQALRTTLVLNGDIMIRTFALLLAFSWFTNLSSMLGTVILAANTLLLQVISFTSYFIDGIAFATESFTGSFHGQKDLTRLKPLLGLSLGLSLALGLIISMGAIAFQRPLFQLLTSHTPVLNHIPQVIGWLLPVLGFGAIAYILDGYFLGLTQGCILRNTAVIATCIGFAPTALLAGYWQNEQLLWLALALYMMTRVITLGLQVPKSLKTTAPALDPAVPASPD, from the coding sequence ATGGAGAGTCCGAGCCATCGATTTTACCAACCGTTTTTGCGGCTGGCGATCCTCAATATTGTGTCCAACCTCATGGTGCCCTTAGCCAGCCTCATGGATGTGGCTTTTTTGGGACATCTCAACGATATTCGTCACTTAGCCGGGGTGGCGATCGCGTCTGTGCTGTTCAATGTGCTCTATTGGAGCTTCGGCTTCCTGCGCATGGGCACCACGGGGCTCACGGCCCAGGCTGTTGGCCGGGGCAACCAAGATGAGATCGCGGGTGTCGGTGTTCGCAATGGCTGTTTAGCGATCGCCATTGCGGTGGGGCTGTTGGTTCTCCAGGTACCGCTGCGACAGCTAGGATTTGCTATTCTCAGCGCCCCGCCCGAGGTGAAAGATGCGGGCTTCGCCTATTACAACGCCATGATTTGGGGCGCGCCAGCCAATCTCCTAGGATTTGTTTTACTCGGGTGGTTTTTGGGGCAAGGACAGGGAAAACGGGTGCTCCTGCTCTCGTTGGTCGCCAACGGCAGTAATGTAATTCTGAACTACTGGCTGATTGTCCAACTCGGTTGGGAAAGTGCCGGAGCGGGTTGGGCCACGATGCTCAGCCAAGTGGCGATGGCCAGCCTAGGTCTGCTGCTCGCTTGGGGAGACCTGCGACGGGTACCCATACAACGCTTGACCCAACAGCTCTTAGACTGGCAAGCTCTGCGCACCACCCTAGTGCTCAATGGCGATATTATGATTCGCACCTTTGCGCTGCTATTGGCGTTTTCCTGGTTCACCAATCTCAGCTCTATGCTTGGAACCGTTATTCTAGCTGCTAATACATTACTGCTGCAGGTTATCTCCTTCACATCTTATTTTATCGATGGCATTGCCTTCGCTACGGAAAGTTTTACGGGAAGTTTCCATGGTCAAAAAGATCTGACCCGATTAAAGCCCCTGCTAGGGTTATCTCTGGGACTGAGTTTAGCTCTAGGGTTAATCATTTCGATGGGGGCGATCGCGTTTCAACGTCCCTTATTTCAACTCCTAACCTCCCATACCCCCGTTCTCAACCATATTCCACAGGTTATTGGCTGGTTACTGCCTGTTCTGGGATTTGGGGCGATCGCTTATATCCTAGATGGCTATTTTCTAGGACTGACCCAAGGCTGCATCCTACGTAATACCGCTGTAATTGCCACATGCATTGGATTTGCACCCACGGCTCTACTGGCAGGCTATTGGCAAAATGAACAACTTCTTTGGCTAGCCCTAGCCCTCTATATGATGACTCGGGTGATTACATTGGGCCTCCAAGTTCCCAAAAGCCTCAAAACCACGGCTCCAGCCCTGGATCCGGCGGTTCCAGCTTCCCCAGATTGA